A segment of the Leclercia adecarboxylata genome:
TCTCCCCGATGTGCGCCACCACCGGCGCACGGCCTGCGACCTCTTCCACGCAGGTGCGGGTGACGGCCACCTTTTCCTCTTCGGTCAGCACAAAGAACTCACCGTTGGTACCGCCGCAGAAAATACCGTTTCCCGCCGCCAGCTGGCGCTGGATCTGGCGTTTCAGTCCCGGCAGATGCAGCGCGCCATCCTCCGTAAAAGGGGTGACGATTGCCGTCAGCACGCCTTCAATCTTGTTACGCATTTCTCACTCCTTCGATGTTAAATTTCGGGGAACAGGGTCTGATAAATGCCCTGCACCTCGGCATGGCTGACCTGACGCGGGGCGTTGTTCATCAGGCGTTTTACGTTCAGGGCGGCATCGCTCAGGGAGGCGATGTCATCCCGCGGTACGCCCAGCGTTTCGAGGTTGTCCGGTAAGTTCAGGCGGCGCACCAGGGCGGCAAACCACGCCACCAGCGCGTGGGATTTCTCTTCTGCCGACAGGGAGGTATCCGCACCCGGCACCAGATCCCACACCTGCGCAAATTTTTCGACGGCATCCGGGCGCACCACGCGCATGCAGGGCGCTAAAAGAATGGCGTTCGCGACCCCGTGCGGCAGGTGATACTTGCCGCCCAGCGGATAGGAAAGGGCATGCACCAGATGGGTTCCGGCATGGGCAATGGCTACGCCGCCGTAGTACGAGGCCCACAGCATCTCCAGCTTCGCAGCCAGGTTATGCGGCTCGGCGCAGGCGGTTTCGATATTGTTCAGCAGCTTGCGCAGGCCAATCAGCGCCGCGTTGTCGCTCACCGGATTCGCCACGGTGGCGGTAAAGCATTCGATAAGGTGACACAGGGCATCGATCCCGGTGGAGGAGGCAATGTGCGGCGGCATGCTGGTGGTGAGTTCGGGTAACAGCGCCACGTAATCCGGTAGCAGCACCGGAGAGATAATGCCGATTTTGGTACTCTGCTCAGGAATGGCGAGGATCGCGTTCGGCGTGGCTTCAGAGCCGGTGCCGGCGCTGGCCGGGATCAGTAATGAGGCGAGTCGCAGGGTCGGTTTTTCACCCGCCAGCAGGGCATCCAGCCCCGGTGAAGCAGGATGGCACAGCACGGAGAGCAGTTTCGCCACATCCAGTACGCTGCCGCCGCCCACGCCTACCACCAGATCAAAGTCGGTGTTGTTGATCTCCGCCAGCAGGGCGCGAACGTCATGGTTGGTGGGCTCCGGCGGCACGCTTTCGATCACGCTGACGCTACGGTTGTCGGCTTCCAGCAAGGCGCGGATGGCGCGAGCGGCGTCCAGACGAGCGATATTGCCGTCGGTGACCAGTAAAAGGCGCGTCTTGCCTGCCAGCAGTGGCGCGAGGGCCGGGATCGCACCCGCACCGCTGATAATTGTACTGTTAATGGTTAACACATTGCTCTCCTGTTGCTGTGTCTGTGATTGATTTCGCTCAAACCCGGCAATCACACTCATCGTGTGTCTAAATTTATAATTTATTCGCAAATTGAATACCTTGATCTTGCTCACACATAATCAAACGTGATTGAATATAATCATTATCAGGAAATGCGAACCTTTGGGGATGGAATGAACAACCTGAACAGAGAAGTGGTGGCGATCGCCGATGACTTTACCGGTGCGAACGACGCGGGGGTTAGCCTGGCATTAAGCGGTAAAAAAGTCAGCGTGGCGTTTCAGACTCCCTTTACCGGCGACACCGATGCGCTGGTTATTAATAGCGAGAGTCGTGCGCTTCGGGCATCAGAGGCCGCTGAAAAGCTGACGCACTACGCTGCCGAGATTAACGCCGCGAAATGGCTGGTGAAGAAAATCGACTCCACCCTGCGCGGCAACCCGGGGGCAGAGGTGGAGGCGCTGCTGCGTCTCAGCGGTCAGCGTCAGGCCATTATCGCCCCGGCCTTCCCGGCGGCGGGGCGCACCACGCGAAACGGCGTATGCCTGGTTAACGGCGTGCCGGTCACAGAGACCGAATTTGCCAGCGACCCGAAAACCCCGGTGCGTCATGCCCACATTGCGGCGGTGCTGGCGGAGCAAACCCGGCTTAACAGCGTGGTCGTCACCCCGCAGCAGCTGACGGCAGCACTACATAGTGATGCGCAGCTGGTGATTGTCGATGCGCAGAGCGACGACGAGCTGGATCAGATTATCAGTGCGGCCTTTACCTGCGATGAACGCCCGCTGCTGGTGGGCTCCGCCGGGCTGTGCGATGCCCTGGCGCGCCGTCTGGCGACGCCGCGTCAGCTGCTGGCGGTTATCGGTTCGATGAGTGAGATTGCTCAGCAGCAGATCCAGCGGGTGGGCACTCAGCATAACGTCAGCAGGGTACTTATAGATATCAATGATGTGTTCAGCGATGCGCTGGCGGGCTATCAGCAGCAAATCGCTGCTGCGCTGGCGGCAGGCCAGCACTGCGTGGTGCATACCTGCGCCGATACACAGGCCCGGCATCAGATCGACACCCTGTGTCAGCAGCGCGGGTTAAGCCGTGCCGCGCTCGGGGAGACCATCAGCGCGTTTCTTGGCGAGCTCACGCGCAGGGTGCTGGAGAGCCATAGCCCGGCGGCGCTGTACGTCTCCGGGGGCGACGTGGCAATGGCGGTCGCCAGCGCGCTCAACGCGCAAGGATTTGCCATACGCGGACAAGTGGCGCAGTGCGTGCCGTTTGGTCGGTTTTTGGGTTGTCGCTGGCAGGGGCCAGTCATGACCAAAGCGGGTGGTTTTGGTACTGAAACCACGCTGCTTGAGGTTTTGCATTTTATCGAGGAGAAGATGAGTGACTAATATCATTGCTGTAACCATGGGCGACCCGGCGGGCATTGGCCCGGAGATCATTATCAAATCCCTGACCGGAGGCGAGCTGTCCGGCGCGCCGTTGGTGGTGGTCGGCTGCGCCCGTACCCTGCAACGGGTGCTGGAGAAGGGCATCACCGCCCCGGCGGAGTTACGCGTGATTACCCGCGTCAGCGAGGCGCAGTTCGGCCCGGCCATCATCAACGTGCTGGACGAGCCGCTGGCGGATCCCGAGGCGTTGCAGCCCGGCGTGGTGCAGGCCCAGGCAGGCGATCTGGCCTACCGCTGCGTGCGTCGCGCCACCGAGCTGGCGATGGCAGGCGAGGTGAAAGCCATTGCCACAGCGCCGCTCAACAAAGAGGCGCTGCACCTGGCGGGCCATCACTATCCGGGCCATACCGAACTGCTGGCGCACCTCACCGACAGCAAAGATTACGCGATGGTGCTCTATACCGACCAGCTGAAGGTGATCCACATCACTACCCATATCGCGTTGCGCAAATTCCTTGATACCCTTAACCAGGATCGGGTAAAAACCGTGATTGGCATTGCGGATACCTTCCTCAAGCGCGTGGGGTATAAGAATCCGCGTATCGCCGTGGCCGGGGTCAACCCGCACGCCGGGGAGAACGGTCTGTTTGGCGACGAAGAGATCAAGATTGTCGGTCCGGCGGTGGAAGCGATGAAGGCCCAGGGTCTGAATGTGTCAGGGCCATGCCCGCCGGATACGGTGTTTATGCAGTGTCACGAAGGAATGTACGACATGGTAGTGGCGATGTATCACGATCAGGGGCATATTCCGTTAAAATTACTCGGCTTTTACGACGGGGTGAACATCACCGCCGGGCTGCCGTTTATTCGCACGTCTGCCGACCATGGCACCGCGTTCGACATTGCGTGGACAGGTAAAGCGAAGTCTGAGAGCATGACGGTCTCTATCCAGTTAGCGATGCAAATCACACGGGAATAATATGAAGGGCTATAGCCGGTTAGAACAGATAATGGACTACCTGAAAGGGCACAATCTGGTGACGGTAGATCAGCTGGTGGCGGCCACGGACGCCTCGCCCGCGACCATTCGCCGGGATCTGATTAAGCTCGATCAGGAGGGGGTTATCAGCCGCACCCACGGCGGCGTGACCCTGAACCGGTTCATCCCTTCACAGCCCACCACCAGCGAAAAGATGCAGCGCAGCCTGGCGGAGAAACACGCCATCGCCTGCGCGGCAGCCAGCTTTGTTAAGGCCGGCGACGCGGTGGTGCTCGATGCGGGCACCACCATGATTGAACTCGCGCGCCAGCTGACCCATCTGCCGCTGCGCGTCATCACCAGCGATCTGCATATCGCCCTGTTTCTGTCCGAGTTTAAGCAGATTGAGGTGACGATCATTGGCGGGCGCATCGACGACTCGAGCCAGTCCTGCATTGGCGAGCACGGTCGCCGCCTGCTGCAAAACGTCTGGCCGGATATCGCCTTTGTCAGCTGTAACGGCTGGGATCTGCAGCGCGGCATCACCTCGCCGACGGAAGAGAAAGCGGCCCTGAAGCGGGATCTGATCGCCAACGCCCGCCGCCGGGTGCTGCTGGCCGACAGCTCGAAATATGGCGCCTGGTCGCTGTTTAACGTGGCTCACCTCAACACCCTGACCGATATTGTCACCGACAAACGGCTGGACGAAGGGGTGCAACAGACCCTAAGCCAGCTGGATGCCACCCTGACCTTAGCGCCTTAAGGGCTCAGGGCAGGCGGGCGATATTGGCTTTGATCACCTCCGCCGAATGGCGGAATTTTTGCAGTTCATCCTCTGCCAGCTTCAGCTCAATGATCTGCTGGACGCCGCTCTGGGCCAGCACCGCCGGCACGCCGATCGCCACGCCGTCCACCCCATACTCACCCTCCAGAATGCAGGAGATCGCCAGCGCCCGGTGGCTGCCGGTGAAGATATTGCGACAGATTTCAGCGATAGTGGCGGCGATGCCGTACTCCGTGCAGCCCTTACGGGCATAGATCTCAAAGCCCTGTTTGCGCACGCGCTCGGCCAGTTCATCAAAATCCAGGGTTTTGCCGGTGTGACGCTGATAAACGTCAGCAATCGGCGAGCCGTAGACCGCCGAATGCGACCAGACCGGGAACTGCGTATCCCCGTGCTCACCCAGAATAAAGGCGTCGATGCTCTGCGCGCCGATATCCAGCGCCTGCGCCAGGGTCCGTCGCAGGCGGGTAGTATCCAGCCAGACGCCGGTACCAATGACCTGCTGACGCGGCAGGCCGGAGAGCTGCCACACCTGCCAGGTGATGATGTCGCACGGGTTGGTCGCGATCAGAAAAATGCCGTTAAACCCGCCCGCCATCATTTGCGGGACAATGTTTTTCACAATGCTGGCGGTGGCGGTCAGCTCATCCAGCCGCGTCTGCCCCGGTTTGAGGGCGCCGCCGGAGACGGTGATCACCGCGATATCCACATCGGCACAGTCGCTCGCCTCACGGGTGGAGATGGTCATCATCCCGGGCATAAAGGCGGCGGCATCCGACAGATCCCAGGCGTGGCCTTCACTGCGCGGCTGGTTGATATCCACCAGCAGCAGCTCTTCACAGATATTCTGGTTCAGCAGGGCGTAGGCGGCGGAGGTACCGACGTTTCCGGCGCCGATAATCATCACTTTGCGGGCTTTGGTGTTCATTGTTTTTCCTGAGATTTTAACCGTGACTGTGCCCAAACTTACGCCGCAGGCGCAGGGGGCGCAATGGCTGGCGGCAGCTATAAGTTAAAAATATGCCTGCTCGCTCGTCAGGCGGCGTTATGGTGGAGAAAAACGACAAAAGGAGCCTGCCATGTATTCCATTACCTCAGAATCGCCCGCCCATCCGGATATCACTAACCTGATTGCCGATCTCGACAGCTACCAGAGCACGCTCTATCCGGCGGAAAGCAATCATCTGCTGGATCTGACCGGGTTGCCGGAACACAGCCTGATCATGATGGTGATCCGCGATCGCCAGCTCAACGCCGTCGGCTGTGGGGCCATCGTGCTGAACGGCGACGGCAGCGGAGAGATGAAGCGGGTCTGGATCGACCCGACCCATCGCGGGCAGCGGCTGGGTGAAAAACTGCTGGCGGCGCTGGAAGATGAAGCGTTGAGCCGCAGCTGTCATACCCTGCGCCTCGAGACCGGCATCAGGCAACTGCTGGCTATTCGTTTGTATGAGCGCTGTGGCTATCAGCTGTGCGAGGCATTCCCTCCGTACGCGCCCGATCCCCTGAGCCTGTTTATGGAGAAGGCGCTGGTGGCTGATCTTCGTTTAGCAGTGCTATAAACGCCTCGAGCTGGCGGGTCATCGCCCCCCGGCGCCACACCAGCCAGGTGGTGAGCCAGCGCCAGTTCTCTGCCAGCGGCCAGGCTTCCACCTGCTGATGACCGGGCATACTTTCCAGCATCGAGCGCGGCATCAGCGCAATCCCGGCGCCGGCGATCACGCAGGCCAGCATGCCGTGATAGGACTCCATCTCATGAATGCGCCCTGGCGTGGCACGATCCGCATGAAACCAGCTCTCAAAATGGCGGCGATAGGAACAGTTGGCGCGAAAGGCGTAGATATCGTGTCCGCTAATAGCCAGAGCCCGCTCGACCTTCGGCTGACCGGCCGGTACCACCAGCATCATCTCCTCCCGGTAGACCGGCATCCCCTCCAGCTCCGGGTGGGTTAAGGGCCCGTCGACAAAGGCTGCGCTTAACGTCCCCTCCAGCACACCATCGATCATCGTCCCCGAAGGGCCGGTCGCCAGCGCAAACTGAATGCGCGGATAGCGCTGGTTAAACTGCGCCAGCGAGGCCGGGATGCGCACCGCCGCCGTGCTCTCCAGCGACCCGAGGGTAAACAGCCCCTGGGGTTCATCGCCCGCCACCACCATCCGGGCTTCATCTACCAGGGCGAGGATCTGCCGGCTGTAGCGCAAAAAATTGTGACCCGCCGGGGAGAGGCGCAGCCGCTGGTTCTCGCGGATAAACAGCTCCACGCCGAGGTCGGCCTCCAGCTGTTTGATGCGGGTGGTGAGGTTAGAGGGGACGCGATGCACCTTCTGCGCGGCCTGGGTGATGCTGCCGGTCTGGGCGACGGCGTTAAACATTTCCAGCTGGGTCAGATCCATATCATTCTCGTAACGTGAATAAGGTGGTTACTATTATTCATTTTTAAGAAATAGCAGATCGGGCCACACTGTAGCAACTGTTATTACACGGAGCCGATCATGACTACACCTTCTGCTACCCATGCCCTGTCCATCAACCCGGCAAATGGCGAAACCTTGAGTACGTGGCCCTGGGCGACCGCCACCGAGGTTGGACATGCCCTCGCACAGACCGATGCCGCCTTTCGCCAGTGGCGCAGCGTACCGGTGGCGGCGCGTGCGCAAAAATTACGTGACCTGGGCACCGCGCTGCGCAACCGTGGCGAAGAGATGGCCCGGATGATCACTCGCGAGATGGGCAAGCCCATCGCCCAGGCGCGTGGGGAGGTGGCGAAATCCGCCGGTCTCTGCGACTGGTATGCCGATCACGGCCCGGCCATGCTGAATACCGAGGCGACGCAGGTAGCGGACGCGGTGATCGAATACCGTCCGCTGGGGCCGGTGTTGGCGGTGATGCCGTGGAACTTCCCGCTGTGGCAGGTGCTGCGCGGCGCGGTGCCGATTATCCTGGCGGGCGACAGCTATCTGCTGAAACACGCCCCGAACGTGCTGGGTGCCGCGAACCTGATCGAACAGATTTTTAACGATGCCGGTTTCCCCCAGGGGGTTTTTAGTCAGGTGAATGCTACCAACGACGGGGTAAGCCAGATGATTGCCGATCCGCGCATTGCAGCGGTGACCGTCACCGGTAGCCTGCGCGCCGGGGCGGCGATTGGGGCTCAGGCCGGGGCGGCGCTGAAAAAATGCGTGCTTGAACTGGGCGGCTCCGATCCCTTTATCGTCCTGAATGATGCCGATCTCGATCTGGCGGTGAAAGCGGCGGTGACTGGACGCTATCAGAACACCGGACAGGTCTGCGCGGCGGCCAAGCGCTTTATCGTTGAGGCGGGGATTGCGGATGCGTTCAGCCGTCGCTTTGTGGAGGCGACCGCGGCGCTGAAAATGGGCGCGCCTGACGCAGAAGAGAACTATCTCGGCCCGATGGCGCGTTTCGATCTGCGCGACGAGCTGGATCAGCAGGTGCAGGCCACGCTGGCCGAAGGGGCAACGCTGCTGCTGGGCGGTGAGAAGGTGGCGGGGGCAGGGAACTACTATGCACCGACCGTACTGGGTAACGTCACCCCGAATATGACCGCGTTTCGGCAGGAGCTGTTTGGCCCGGTGGCGGCCATCATCGTGGCAACCGATGCCGATCACGCCCTTCAGCTTGCCAACGACAGCGATTTCGGCCTCTCTGCAACGGTGTTTACCGCCGATGCTGCAATGGCGGATCGCTTTGCCCGCCAGCTCGAGTGCGGCGGGGTGTTTATCAACGGCTACAGCGCCAGCGATGCCCGCGTGGCGTTCGGCGGCGTGAAGAAGAGCGGCTTTGGCCGGGAGCTGTCGCACTTTGGCCTGCATGAGTTCTGCAATGCGCAGACGGTGTGGAAAGACCGGGTGTGATCTAGCGCCGGTGTTTTGCCGGGTGGCGCTGCGCTTACCCGGCCTACATGAACCCCTTAGCCCGTAGGCCCGTGCAAGCGCAGCGCCGCCGGGCAATTCGGCATATTTGCGACATGTGTCGATAAAATGCGTTTTTTTAAACATATTGATGTGACATGTTTATACCATCGACATAAAATGGTCATATGTCGATAAAAACGGTTTTTTTAAACATATGAGCTGGGATCCCGTCGTACCTT
Coding sequences within it:
- a CDS encoding GNAT family N-acetyltransferase yields the protein MYSITSESPAHPDITNLIADLDSYQSTLYPAESNHLLDLTGLPEHSLIMMVIRDRQLNAVGCGAIVLNGDGSGEMKRVWIDPTHRGQRLGEKLLAALEDEALSRSCHTLRLETGIRQLLAIRLYERCGYQLCEAFPPYAPDPLSLFMEKALVADLRLAVL
- the ptrR gene encoding putrescine utilization regulator PtrR, encoding MDLTQLEMFNAVAQTGSITQAAQKVHRVPSNLTTRIKQLEADLGVELFIRENQRLRLSPAGHNFLRYSRQILALVDEARMVVAGDEPQGLFTLGSLESTAAVRIPASLAQFNQRYPRIQFALATGPSGTMIDGVLEGTLSAAFVDGPLTHPELEGMPVYREEMMLVVPAGQPKVERALAISGHDIYAFRANCSYRRHFESWFHADRATPGRIHEMESYHGMLACVIAGAGIALMPRSMLESMPGHQQVEAWPLAENWRWLTTWLVWRRGAMTRQLEAFIALLNEDQPPAPSP
- the dtnK gene encoding D-threonate kinase, with protein sequence MNNLNREVVAIADDFTGANDAGVSLALSGKKVSVAFQTPFTGDTDALVINSESRALRASEAAEKLTHYAAEINAAKWLVKKIDSTLRGNPGAEVEALLRLSGQRQAIIAPAFPAAGRTTRNGVCLVNGVPVTETEFASDPKTPVRHAHIAAVLAEQTRLNSVVVTPQQLTAALHSDAQLVIVDAQSDDELDQIISAAFTCDERPLLVGSAGLCDALARRLATPRQLLAVIGSMSEIAQQQIQRVGTQHNVSRVLIDINDVFSDALAGYQQQIAAALAAGQHCVVHTCADTQARHQIDTLCQQRGLSRAALGETISAFLGELTRRVLESHSPAALYVSGGDVAMAVASALNAQGFAIRGQVAQCVPFGRFLGCRWQGPVMTKAGGFGTETTLLEVLHFIEEKMSD
- a CDS encoding iron-containing alcohol dehydrogenase, producing the protein MLTINSTIISGAGAIPALAPLLAGKTRLLLVTDGNIARLDAARAIRALLEADNRSVSVIESVPPEPTNHDVRALLAEINNTDFDLVVGVGGGSVLDVAKLLSVLCHPASPGLDALLAGEKPTLRLASLLIPASAGTGSEATPNAILAIPEQSTKIGIISPVLLPDYVALLPELTTSMPPHIASSTGIDALCHLIECFTATVANPVSDNAALIGLRKLLNNIETACAEPHNLAAKLEMLWASYYGGVAIAHAGTHLVHALSYPLGGKYHLPHGVANAILLAPCMRVVRPDAVEKFAQVWDLVPGADTSLSAEEKSHALVAWFAALVRRLNLPDNLETLGVPRDDIASLSDAALNVKRLMNNAPRQVSHAEVQGIYQTLFPEI
- a CDS encoding L-lactate dehydrogenase, translated to MNTKARKVMIIGAGNVGTSAAYALLNQNICEELLLVDINQPRSEGHAWDLSDAAAFMPGMMTISTREASDCADVDIAVITVSGGALKPGQTRLDELTATASIVKNIVPQMMAGGFNGIFLIATNPCDIITWQVWQLSGLPRQQVIGTGVWLDTTRLRRTLAQALDIGAQSIDAFILGEHGDTQFPVWSHSAVYGSPIADVYQRHTGKTLDFDELAERVRKQGFEIYARKGCTEYGIAATIAEICRNIFTGSHRALAISCILEGEYGVDGVAIGVPAVLAQSGVQQIIELKLAEDELQKFRHSAEVIKANIARLP
- a CDS encoding D-threonate 4-phosphate dehydrogenase; the protein is MTNIIAVTMGDPAGIGPEIIIKSLTGGELSGAPLVVVGCARTLQRVLEKGITAPAELRVITRVSEAQFGPAIINVLDEPLADPEALQPGVVQAQAGDLAYRCVRRATELAMAGEVKAIATAPLNKEALHLAGHHYPGHTELLAHLTDSKDYAMVLYTDQLKVIHITTHIALRKFLDTLNQDRVKTVIGIADTFLKRVGYKNPRIAVAGVNPHAGENGLFGDEEIKIVGPAVEAMKAQGLNVSGPCPPDTVFMQCHEGMYDMVVAMYHDQGHIPLKLLGFYDGVNITAGLPFIRTSADHGTAFDIAWTGKAKSESMTVSIQLAMQITRE
- the sad gene encoding succinate-semialdehyde dehydrogenase, which translates into the protein MTTPSATHALSINPANGETLSTWPWATATEVGHALAQTDAAFRQWRSVPVAARAQKLRDLGTALRNRGEEMARMITREMGKPIAQARGEVAKSAGLCDWYADHGPAMLNTEATQVADAVIEYRPLGPVLAVMPWNFPLWQVLRGAVPIILAGDSYLLKHAPNVLGAANLIEQIFNDAGFPQGVFSQVNATNDGVSQMIADPRIAAVTVTGSLRAGAAIGAQAGAALKKCVLELGGSDPFIVLNDADLDLAVKAAVTGRYQNTGQVCAAAKRFIVEAGIADAFSRRFVEATAALKMGAPDAEENYLGPMARFDLRDELDQQVQATLAEGATLLLGGEKVAGAGNYYAPTVLGNVTPNMTAFRQELFGPVAAIIVATDADHALQLANDSDFGLSATVFTADAAMADRFARQLECGGVFINGYSASDARVAFGGVKKSGFGRELSHFGLHEFCNAQTVWKDRV
- a CDS encoding DeoR/GlpR family DNA-binding transcription regulator; this encodes MKGYSRLEQIMDYLKGHNLVTVDQLVAATDASPATIRRDLIKLDQEGVISRTHGGVTLNRFIPSQPTTSEKMQRSLAEKHAIACAAASFVKAGDAVVLDAGTTMIELARQLTHLPLRVITSDLHIALFLSEFKQIEVTIIGGRIDDSSQSCIGEHGRRLLQNVWPDIAFVSCNGWDLQRGITSPTEEKAALKRDLIANARRRVLLADSSKYGAWSLFNVAHLNTLTDIVTDKRLDEGVQQTLSQLDATLTLAP